The Vibrio pomeroyi genome window below encodes:
- the pgm gene encoding phosphoglucomutase (alpha-D-glucose-1,6-bisphosphate-dependent), producing MAMHPRAGQKAQQEDLHNIPALVANYFLQQPDATNPNHKVLFGTSGHRGTADKSTFNENHILAIAQAVAEVRAEQGTTGPLFLGKDTHALSEPAFSTVIEVLVANGVEVIIQENNGFTPTPGISHAILTHNLVNDKKADGIVITPSHNPPQDGGIKYNPTHGGPAEAELTQAIEDRANVIIAEQMQGVKRTPIAQAKQSELVKEVDLVAPYVADLVNVVDMEAIQKANIKIGVDPLGGSGIDYWRQIGKAYNLDLTLVSEAVDPSFQFMSLDKDGVVRMDCSSPYAMAGLLALKDEYALAFGNDPDYDRHGIVTPKGLMNPNHFLAVCIDYLYRNREGWGQDVAVGKTLVSSALIDRVVADLGRELCEVPVGFKWFVDGLYNGQFGFGGEESAGASFLRKDGTPWSTDKDGLILCLLAAEITAVTGKNPQEYYEELAAKHGESKYNRIQAVANGAQKDVLKKLSPEMVSAETLAGDAITARLTHAPGNGAAIGGLKVTTENGWFAARPSGTEDIYKIYCESFKGEEHLKAIEAEAQEIVNQVFAAAGL from the coding sequence ATGGCTATGCACCCTCGTGCTGGGCAAAAAGCTCAGCAGGAAGATCTTCATAATATTCCGGCTTTAGTGGCTAACTATTTCTTACAGCAACCGGATGCTACCAACCCAAATCACAAAGTACTGTTCGGTACTTCAGGTCACCGTGGTACAGCAGACAAATCAACATTTAACGAAAACCACATTCTAGCGATTGCACAAGCGGTTGCTGAGGTTCGTGCCGAGCAGGGTACAACAGGCCCACTTTTCTTAGGTAAAGATACTCACGCTCTATCTGAGCCTGCGTTCTCTACGGTTATCGAAGTGCTTGTAGCGAACGGTGTTGAAGTTATTATTCAAGAAAACAATGGCTTTACTCCAACACCGGGTATCTCGCACGCGATTCTTACGCACAACCTAGTGAATGATAAAAAAGCTGACGGCATTGTTATCACGCCTTCACATAACCCACCACAAGACGGCGGTATTAAATACAACCCGACACACGGTGGTCCTGCTGAAGCTGAATTGACTCAAGCGATTGAAGACCGTGCGAACGTGATCATTGCTGAGCAAATGCAAGGTGTTAAGCGCACTCCTATCGCACAGGCTAAACAGTCTGAGTTAGTGAAAGAAGTGGATCTGGTTGCTCCATACGTTGCTGATTTGGTTAACGTGGTTGATATGGAAGCGATCCAGAAAGCAAACATCAAGATTGGTGTAGATCCACTGGGTGGCAGCGGTATTGATTACTGGCGCCAAATTGGTAAAGCGTACAACCTAGATCTTACTTTGGTAAGTGAAGCGGTTGACCCTTCTTTCCAATTCATGTCTCTAGATAAAGATGGCGTGGTTCGTATGGACTGTTCTTCTCCATACGCGATGGCAGGCCTACTGGCTCTTAAAGACGAGTATGCACTAGCGTTTGGTAACGACCCTGATTACGATCGTCACGGCATTGTGACGCCAAAAGGCCTAATGAATCCAAACCACTTCCTAGCAGTTTGTATCGACTACTTATACCGTAACCGTGAAGGTTGGGGTCAAGACGTTGCTGTTGGTAAAACACTGGTATCAAGTGCATTGATTGACCGTGTTGTTGCTGACCTAGGTCGCGAACTTTGTGAAGTGCCAGTTGGTTTCAAATGGTTCGTTGATGGCTTATACAATGGTCAGTTTGGTTTCGGTGGCGAAGAGAGTGCGGGTGCATCTTTCTTACGTAAAGACGGAACGCCTTGGTCAACAGATAAAGATGGCCTAATTCTTTGCTTACTTGCGGCTGAGATCACAGCGGTAACGGGTAAGAACCCACAAGAGTACTACGAAGAGCTTGCTGCTAAACACGGCGAATCTAAGTACAACCGTATTCAAGCGGTAGCAAATGGCGCACAAAAAGACGTGCTGAAGAAGCTGTCTCCAGAGATGGTTTCTGCTGAAACACTTGCTGGCGATGCGATTACTGCTCGTTTAACGCATGCTCCTGGTAATGGCGCTGCGATTGGTGGCCTTAAAGTGACAACTGAGAACGGTTGGTTTGCTGCTCGTCCGTCAGGCACTGAAGACATCTACAAGATCTACTGTGAAAGCTTTAAAGGTGAAGAGCACCTAAAAGCAATTGAAGCAGAAGCTCAAGAGATTGTTAATCAAGTATTTGCAGCCGCGGGCCTATAA
- the sdhC gene encoding succinate dehydrogenase cytochrome b556 subunit, with translation MSKPVKERKTRPVNLDLQTIHFPITAIASILHRVSGVITFVAIGILLWLLSTSLSSPVGFMEASDIVDGFFVKFILWGILTALAYHIAGGIRHLLMDLGHFEELESGAKSAKVAFAATAVLSLLAGILVW, from the coding sequence GTGAGCAAGCCCGTGAAAGAAAGAAAGACAAGACCTGTTAATTTAGATTTACAGACCATCCACTTTCCTATCACTGCAATAGCTTCCATCCTACACCGTGTGTCTGGGGTGATAACTTTTGTCGCGATTGGAATTCTGCTTTGGTTACTATCCACTTCCCTCTCATCCCCAGTAGGCTTTATGGAAGCTAGCGACATTGTCGACGGTTTCTTCGTGAAGTTTATTCTGTGGGGCATTCTAACCGCTTTGGCTTACCACATTGCTGGTGGTATTCGTCACCTTCTTATGGACTTAGGTCACTTTGAAGAGCTGGAATCTGGCGCTAAGAGCGCTAAGGTTGCATTCGCAGCAACGGCGGTATTGTCTCTACTAGCGGGGATCTTAGTATGGTAA
- the sucA gene encoding 2-oxoglutarate dehydrogenase E1 component codes for MHNGVMKAWLESSHLAGANATYVEELYELYLSDPDSVSDEWRSVFEELPVQASETVEQPHSRVREYFRRLAQETKHYSVQVSDPDVDAKQVKVLQLINAYRFRGHQSANLDPLGLWKRDTVEELDPSFHTLTEDDLNETFNVGSYAIGQETMVLKDLYKSLKQTYCGSIGAEYMHMTNTEQKRWIQQRLESVSGQPSFNKEEKQAFLEELTAAEGLERYLGAKFPGAKRFSLEGGDALIPMTKEIIRHAGGQGMREVVVGMAHRGRLNMLVNVLGKKPQDLFDEFAGKHDDTWGTGDVKYHQGFSADFATPGGNVHLALAFNPSHLEIVNPVVIGSVRARQDRLGDSDGSRVLPITIHGDSAIAGQGVVQETFNMSQARGFCVGGTVRIVVNNQVGFTTSNPRDTRSTMYCTDIAKMVQAPIFHVNSDDPEAVAFVARLALDYRNTFKRDVVIDLVCYRRHGHNEADEPNATQPLMYQKIKKHPTPRKLYADVLMERGEFGIDTATQLVNEYRDALDHGEVVVKEWRPMALHSVDWSPYLGHDWNIEWDNKIDIERLKELGTKLCQYPDSHKLQSRVNKLYNDRTAMVNGEKQVDWGMAETLAYATLVDDGKRIRISGQDSGRGTFFHRHSVLHNQSDASTYVPLANIHDKQGPFQVFDSVLSEEAVLAFEYGYATAEPSGLTLWEAQFGDFANGAQVVIDQFISSGEQKWARLCGLTMLLPHGYEGQGPEHSSARLERYLQLCAEQNMQVVVPSTPAQVYHMIRRQVVRPMRRPLIVMSPKSLLRHPLCTSSLEDLAEGTFQPAIAEIDDLAPENVKRVVFCSGKVYFDLLDQRRKNEQDDVAIVRIEQLYPFPYEDVRAAIAQYTNVVDYVWCQEEPQNQGAWYSSQHNFRAAIPVGADIQYAGRPASASPAVGYMSVHLKQQKALVDDALTLLKN; via the coding sequence ATGCACAACGGCGTGATGAAGGCATGGCTCGAGTCTTCACACTTGGCTGGCGCCAATGCAACGTACGTAGAAGAACTCTATGAACTGTATCTAAGTGACCCAGATTCGGTAAGTGACGAATGGAGAAGTGTTTTTGAAGAACTGCCTGTGCAAGCTTCAGAGACAGTGGAACAACCACACTCTCGTGTTCGTGAATACTTCCGTCGACTCGCTCAAGAAACAAAGCATTACAGTGTCCAAGTTAGTGATCCAGATGTCGATGCGAAACAAGTAAAGGTTCTGCAACTAATTAATGCTTATCGATTCCGAGGGCATCAATCAGCAAATCTAGACCCCCTAGGTTTATGGAAAAGAGATACAGTTGAAGAGCTGGATCCTTCTTTCCACACTCTTACCGAAGATGACCTCAATGAGACGTTTAACGTCGGCTCTTACGCGATTGGCCAAGAGACGATGGTACTTAAAGATTTATACAAATCTCTAAAGCAGACTTATTGTGGTTCTATTGGTGCTGAATACATGCACATGACAAATACAGAGCAAAAGCGTTGGATTCAACAACGTTTAGAGTCTGTATCTGGTCAACCCTCTTTCAATAAAGAAGAAAAGCAAGCTTTCCTAGAAGAGCTAACTGCAGCTGAAGGTCTTGAGCGCTATCTTGGTGCGAAATTCCCAGGCGCAAAACGCTTCTCATTGGAAGGTGGTGATGCGCTTATCCCAATGACGAAAGAAATTATTCGTCATGCTGGCGGACAAGGCATGCGTGAAGTTGTTGTTGGTATGGCTCACCGTGGTCGTCTAAACATGTTGGTCAACGTGCTTGGTAAAAAGCCACAAGACCTGTTTGACGAATTTGCGGGCAAGCACGATGACACGTGGGGTACTGGTGATGTGAAATACCACCAAGGCTTCTCTGCTGACTTCGCAACGCCAGGCGGCAACGTCCACTTAGCACTTGCATTTAACCCATCTCACTTAGAAATCGTAAACCCGGTAGTTATCGGTTCAGTACGAGCACGTCAAGATCGCCTTGGTGATAGTGATGGTAGCCGTGTACTTCCAATTACTATCCACGGTGACTCAGCTATCGCTGGTCAGGGTGTAGTACAAGAGACGTTCAACATGTCTCAAGCTCGTGGTTTCTGTGTAGGTGGTACGGTTCGTATCGTTGTAAACAACCAAGTCGGTTTTACAACGTCTAACCCACGCGATACTCGTTCTACGATGTACTGTACTGATATCGCGAAGATGGTTCAGGCTCCGATTTTCCACGTTAACTCTGATGATCCAGAAGCGGTTGCGTTCGTTGCGCGTCTTGCATTGGATTACCGTAATACGTTTAAGCGTGATGTTGTTATTGATTTGGTTTGTTACCGTCGCCACGGTCACAACGAAGCCGATGAGCCGAATGCAACACAGCCTCTGATGTACCAAAAAATCAAGAAGCACCCAACACCACGTAAGCTTTACGCTGACGTGCTAATGGAGCGCGGTGAGTTTGGTATTGATACAGCAACTCAACTAGTTAACGAATATCGTGATGCACTTGATCACGGTGAAGTTGTGGTTAAAGAGTGGCGCCCAATGGCACTACACTCTGTGGACTGGTCTCCTTACCTAGGTCACGACTGGAACATCGAATGGGATAACAAGATTGATATCGAGCGCCTGAAAGAGCTTGGTACCAAACTTTGCCAATACCCAGACAGCCATAAGCTGCAAAGCCGAGTCAATAAACTGTACAACGATCGTACTGCCATGGTGAATGGTGAGAAACAAGTCGATTGGGGTATGGCTGAAACTCTGGCTTACGCAACACTGGTTGATGACGGTAAGCGTATTCGTATCTCTGGCCAAGATTCTGGTCGTGGTACGTTCTTCCACCGTCACTCAGTACTGCATAACCAATCAGATGCAAGCACGTATGTTCCTCTTGCGAACATCCATGACAAGCAAGGGCCATTCCAAGTGTTTGACTCGGTATTGTCTGAAGAAGCGGTACTGGCATTTGAGTATGGTTACGCAACAGCAGAGCCAAGCGGTCTAACCCTTTGGGAAGCACAATTTGGTGACTTCGCAAACGGTGCACAAGTTGTTATCGACCAATTTATTTCGTCAGGTGAGCAAAAGTGGGCACGTCTATGTGGTCTAACTATGCTGCTTCCTCACGGTTATGAAGGTCAAGGCCCAGAGCACTCTTCTGCACGTCTTGAGCGTTACCTTCAGTTATGTGCTGAACAAAACATGCAGGTTGTTGTTCCTTCAACACCGGCTCAGGTTTACCACATGATTCGCCGTCAGGTTGTTCGACCAATGCGTCGTCCTCTGATCGTAATGTCACCTAAGTCATTGCTTCGTCATCCTCTGTGTACTTCTTCTCTTGAAGATTTGGCAGAAGGTACGTTCCAACCAGCTATCGCAGAAATTGATGATCTGGCTCCTGAGAACGTAAAACGCGTCGTGTTCTGTTCAGGTAAGGTTTACTTTGACCTGCTTGACCAAAGACGTAAGAACGAGCAAGACGATGTCGCTATTGTGCGTATTGAGCAACTTTACCCGTTCCCTTACGAGGACGTGAGAGCTGCAATTGCACAGTACACGAATGTAGTCGATTACGTTTGGTGTCAAGAAGAGCCACAAAACCAAGGTGCTTGGTACAGTAGCCAACATAATTTCCGAGCTGCTATCCCAGTGGGTGCTGATATTCAATACGCAGGTCGTCCTGCATCAGCATCACCAGCTGTTGGCTATATGTCGGTACACTTGAAACAACAAAAAGCGTTAGTTGACGACGCTTTGACCCTACTTAAGAACTAG
- a CDS encoding citrate synthase, with translation MADKKATLHIEGQAPIELPITEGVLGTPVIDVRTLGSNGFFTFDPGFLATASCESQITFIDGGKGILLHRGYPIDQLANNADYLEVCYILLYGEAPSRAEYEKFKTTVTRHTMVHEQIASFFHGFRRDAHPMAVMCGVVGALAAFYHDSLDINNDTHREIAAYRLISKMPTLAAMCYKYSIGQPFIYPRNDLGYAENFLHMMFANPCEEYEVNPIVARAMDKIFTLHADHEQNASTSTVRLSGSSGANPFACIAAGIASLWGPAHGGANEACLRMLEEIGSVDNIEEYVAKAKDKDDPFRLMGFGHRVYKNYDPRATVMREACHEVLKELNIQDPLLDVAMELERIALSDEYFVSKKLYPNVDFYSGIILKAIGIPVSMFTVIFAMSRTIGWIAHWNEMHSDPTNRIGRPRQLYTGQEQRDFQALHERE, from the coding sequence ATGGCGGATAAGAAAGCTACCCTTCACATTGAAGGTCAAGCGCCAATCGAGCTGCCGATTACGGAAGGTGTACTTGGTACTCCAGTGATCGATGTTCGTACACTAGGTTCTAATGGTTTTTTCACTTTTGACCCTGGTTTTCTTGCCACTGCATCTTGTGAGTCTCAAATCACTTTTATTGACGGTGGAAAAGGTATCCTTCTACACCGTGGTTACCCAATTGACCAACTTGCCAATAACGCTGATTACTTAGAAGTATGTTACATACTTCTTTACGGTGAAGCCCCATCTCGAGCTGAATACGAAAAGTTCAAGACTACCGTGACACGTCACACTATGGTGCATGAGCAGATTGCTAGTTTCTTCCACGGCTTCCGTCGTGATGCTCACCCTATGGCTGTAATGTGTGGTGTTGTAGGCGCTCTAGCGGCGTTCTACCACGACTCACTTGATATCAACAACGATACACACCGTGAGATTGCGGCTTACCGCCTGATTTCAAAAATGCCGACACTGGCAGCAATGTGTTACAAATATTCAATCGGTCAGCCGTTTATCTACCCACGTAACGACTTAGGCTACGCTGAAAACTTCTTACACATGATGTTTGCAAACCCATGTGAAGAGTACGAAGTGAACCCTATTGTTGCTCGTGCAATGGATAAAATCTTCACACTACACGCTGATCACGAACAGAACGCTTCAACGTCTACAGTACGTCTGTCTGGTTCATCTGGTGCTAACCCGTTTGCGTGTATCGCAGCAGGTATCGCATCACTTTGGGGCCCAGCTCACGGCGGCGCAAACGAAGCTTGTCTACGTATGCTTGAAGAGATCGGTAGCGTAGATAACATTGAAGAATACGTTGCGAAAGCAAAAGACAAAGATGACCCATTCCGTTTGATGGGCTTCGGTCACCGTGTTTACAAGAACTACGATCCACGTGCAACGGTAATGCGCGAAGCGTGTCACGAAGTACTGAAAGAGCTAAACATCCAAGATCCACTACTTGACGTAGCAATGGAACTTGAGCGTATCGCTCTGTCTGATGAGTACTTTGTTTCTAAGAAACTCTACCCGAACGTAGATTTCTACTCAGGTATCATTCTGAAAGCAATCGGTATTCCAGTATCAATGTTTACTGTAATCTTCGCGATGTCTCGTACTATTGGTTGGATTGCACACTGGAACGAAATGCACAGCGATCCGACAAACCGTATCGGTCGTCCTCGTCAGTTGTACACTGGTCAAGAGCAGCGTGATTTCCAAGCTCTACACGAGCGCGAATAG
- the sdhD gene encoding succinate dehydrogenase, hydrophobic membrane anchor protein produces the protein MVNNVSTFGRNGVHDYLLIRATAIIMTLYTIYLVSFCAFSGDISYASWTQFFGGTFTKVFTMLALTSVLVHAWIGLWQVLTDYIKCAKLRVGLQVGVVAVLLGYFFSGLFILWGA, from the coding sequence ATGGTAAACAACGTTTCTACTTTTGGTCGTAATGGTGTTCATGATTATCTACTGATTCGTGCAACTGCCATCATTATGACTCTTTACACTATCTACCTAGTGAGCTTCTGTGCTTTCTCTGGTGATATCTCTTACGCATCTTGGACGCAATTCTTTGGTGGAACCTTCACTAAAGTCTTCACCATGTTAGCGCTTACTTCTGTTTTGGTTCACGCGTGGATCGGCCTATGGCAAGTACTAACTGACTACATCAAATGTGCAAAACTGCGTGTTGGTCTTCAAGTCGGTGTTGTTGCAGTTCTTCTTGGATATTTCTTCTCTGGTCTGTTTATTTTGTGGGGTGCGTAA
- a CDS encoding DUF1853 family protein, producing MTELQRFYQWVIGSPPLLEIKPPISDLGAFSSHQALDTSHTYNGNPRLGFLYQHLCEQVIAASDNYSIKHDEIQINVEGRTLGAIDFILEDANNQKLEHWEVAIKFYLLHEQTWFGPNSHDQLDKKLDRMLSHQLGMSSSAAFIEQYPDIEVDSKHLLMQGRLYTNPFLKQNVPTACLGYDINPSQVNGFWCYQNQAHLITEALYPLTKEQWAAGTDDFSGKPINEFGDRFVHGQTQSGQFWFVMPQSWPHG from the coding sequence ATGACTGAACTGCAACGTTTTTACCAATGGGTGATTGGCTCACCACCACTACTGGAAATTAAGCCACCCATTTCTGATCTCGGTGCATTCTCAAGCCACCAAGCACTCGATACATCACACACTTATAATGGTAACCCTAGATTAGGCTTTCTCTACCAACACTTATGTGAACAAGTCATCGCTGCTTCGGATAATTATTCAATCAAGCACGATGAGATTCAGATTAATGTTGAGGGTAGAACACTAGGTGCTATCGACTTTATTCTCGAAGACGCGAACAACCAAAAGTTAGAACACTGGGAAGTCGCGATTAAGTTTTACCTACTTCATGAGCAGACATGGTTTGGCCCTAACTCTCATGATCAATTGGACAAGAAACTCGATAGAATGCTCAGCCACCAGCTTGGAATGTCATCTTCAGCCGCCTTTATTGAGCAGTATCCAGATATCGAGGTCGACTCAAAACACCTTCTGATGCAAGGGCGCCTATATACCAACCCATTCTTAAAGCAAAACGTACCTACTGCATGTTTAGGTTACGATATTAATCCAAGCCAAGTAAACGGTTTTTGGTGCTATCAAAACCAAGCTCATCTAATCACTGAAGCGCTCTACCCGCTCACCAAAGAACAATGGGCAGCTGGGACAGATGACTTCAGCGGTAAACCTATCAATGAGTTTGGTGATCGCTTTGTTCATGGACAAACCCAGTCTGGTCAATTCTGGTTTGTAATGCCGCAAAGCTGGCCACACGGCTAA
- a CDS encoding Nif3-like dinuclear metal center hexameric protein: MNNLQLEKLLNEKLQPQQIKDYCPNGLQVEGSSEVKRIVTGVTASQALIDKAVELNADALLVHHGFFWKGESEAIRGMKGKRIRTLIKNDINLLGYHLPLDIHPELGNNAKLAELLDIEVEGGLEGHPQSVAMFGKLKTPMTGAEFAEKIDQVLNRKPLHIAPENQDKIITTVGWCTGGGQDYIELAASQGIDAFISGEISERTTYSAREQDIHYFAAGHHATERYGVKALGEWLAEEHGLDVEFIDIDNPV, translated from the coding sequence ATGAATAACTTACAATTAGAAAAGCTACTGAACGAAAAATTGCAGCCACAGCAGATTAAAGATTACTGCCCTAATGGCCTTCAAGTCGAAGGTTCTTCTGAAGTGAAGCGCATCGTTACTGGTGTAACAGCTTCTCAAGCGCTGATTGATAAAGCGGTAGAATTGAACGCTGATGCTTTGTTGGTTCATCACGGTTTCTTTTGGAAAGGTGAGTCAGAGGCAATTCGTGGCATGAAAGGCAAACGTATTCGTACTCTGATTAAGAATGATATCAACCTGTTAGGTTATCACTTACCTCTCGATATCCACCCTGAACTCGGTAACAACGCTAAGCTCGCTGAACTGCTTGATATTGAAGTAGAAGGTGGCTTGGAAGGGCACCCACAATCGGTTGCAATGTTTGGTAAGTTGAAAACACCAATGACAGGTGCTGAGTTTGCCGAAAAAATCGACCAAGTTCTAAATCGTAAGCCACTGCATATCGCTCCAGAAAATCAAGACAAAATCATTACGACTGTCGGCTGGTGTACTGGCGGCGGTCAAGACTACATTGAGCTTGCTGCCTCTCAAGGTATCGATGCGTTTATCTCTGGTGAAATTTCTGAGCGCACAACCTATTCAGCGCGTGAGCAAGACATTCATTACTTTGCTGCTGGTCACCACGCGACAGAACGTTATGGCGTGAAAGCACTAGGCGAGTGGTTAGCAGAAGAGCACGGCTTGGATGTTGAGTTTATCGATATCGACAATCCAGTTTAA
- a CDS encoding succinate dehydrogenase iron-sulfur subunit: protein MKLNFSLYRYNPDVDQKPYMKEYTLEVDEGSDMMLLDALILLKEQDPTISFRRSCREGVCGSDGLNMNGKNGLACITPLSALSGQDKIVIRPLPGLPVVRDLIVDMTQFYDNYEKVKPFLVSDGNVPPARENLQSPDERAHLDGLYECIMCACCTTSCPSFWWNPDKFIGPAGLLAAYRWLIDSRDTATDERLSDLDDAFSVFRCHGIMNCVSVCPKGLNPTKAIGHIKTMLVNRSV from the coding sequence ATGAAACTGAATTTCTCTTTATACCGTTACAACCCAGATGTTGACCAGAAGCCTTACATGAAGGAATACACCCTAGAGGTGGATGAAGGTTCAGACATGATGCTTTTGGACGCGCTTATTCTGTTGAAAGAGCAAGATCCAACTATCTCATTCCGTCGCTCATGCCGTGAAGGTGTATGTGGTTCGGATGGTTTGAACATGAATGGTAAAAACGGTCTGGCTTGTATCACTCCATTGTCTGCGCTTTCTGGCCAAGACAAGATTGTGATTCGTCCGCTGCCTGGTCTGCCTGTTGTTCGTGACCTGATTGTAGACATGACTCAGTTCTACGATAACTACGAGAAAGTGAAGCCATTCTTAGTGTCTGATGGCAATGTACCACCGGCACGTGAAAACTTACAAAGCCCTGATGAGCGCGCGCATTTAGATGGATTGTACGAATGTATCATGTGTGCATGTTGTACAACATCTTGCCCATCGTTCTGGTGGAACCCTGACAAATTCATCGGACCAGCAGGCCTACTTGCAGCGTACCGTTGGCTAATTGATAGCCGAGATACAGCGACAGACGAACGTTTGTCCGATCTTGATGATGCATTTAGCGTTTTTCGTTGCCATGGCATCATGAATTGTGTAAGTGTTTGTCCTAAGGGATTAAATCCGACGAAAGCTATTGGTCACATCAAGACCATGTTGGTGAATCGTTCGGTTTAA
- the sdhA gene encoding succinate dehydrogenase flavoprotein subunit — MTIPVREFDAVVIGAGGAGMRAALQISEQGLSCALLSKVFPTRSHTVSAQGGITVALGNAHEDHWEQHMYDTVKGSDYIGDQDAIEYMCKNGPESVIELEKMGLPFSRFENGTIYQRPFGGQSKNFGGEQAARTAAAADRTGHALLHTLYQQNIKHKTTVFSEWYALDLVKNEDGAILGTTALCMETGEVCYFKAKATILATGGAGRIYASTTNAHINTGDGVGMAIRAGVPMQDIEMWQFHPTGIAGAGVLVTEGCRGEGGYLLNKDGERFMERYAPNAKDLAGRDVVARSMMVEIREGRGCDGPWGPHIKLKLDHLGKETLESRLPGVCELSRTFAHVDPVKEPIPVIPTCHYMMGGVPTQVSGQAIKQTEDGTDVEIQGLFACGEIASVSVHGANRLGGNSLLDLVVFGRATGLHLGETLKKQDEAKPATEADIERSLERYNRWENSTDGEDPAQIRKDLQQCMQNNFSVFREGKAMAEGLEELKAIRERLKNAHLSDKSTEFNTQRIECLELENLMETAFATAVAANFRTESRGAHARFDFPDRDDEQWLCHSLYNPESESMTKRGVNMEPIHREAFPPKARTY; from the coding sequence GTGACTATTCCTGTTCGTGAGTTTGATGCCGTAGTTATCGGCGCTGGTGGTGCAGGTATGCGTGCCGCACTGCAAATTTCTGAGCAAGGCCTATCTTGTGCATTGCTTTCTAAAGTTTTCCCTACTCGTTCTCATACGGTTTCAGCACAAGGCGGCATCACTGTTGCTCTTGGTAACGCGCACGAAGACCATTGGGAACAACACATGTACGACACCGTTAAAGGTTCTGATTACATCGGTGACCAAGACGCTATCGAATACATGTGTAAAAACGGTCCTGAGTCGGTAATCGAACTTGAAAAAATGGGCCTGCCTTTCTCTCGTTTCGAGAACGGCACTATTTACCAACGTCCTTTCGGTGGTCAATCTAAAAACTTTGGTGGTGAGCAAGCGGCTCGTACCGCAGCTGCAGCCGACCGTACTGGTCACGCACTGCTTCATACGCTTTACCAACAAAACATTAAGCACAAAACGACGGTTTTCTCTGAGTGGTATGCACTGGATCTTGTTAAGAACGAAGACGGTGCAATCTTAGGTACAACTGCGCTTTGTATGGAAACGGGCGAAGTTTGCTACTTCAAAGCGAAGGCAACAATCCTTGCTACTGGTGGTGCTGGTCGTATCTACGCTTCGACAACTAACGCACACATTAACACTGGTGATGGTGTTGGCATGGCGATTCGTGCTGGCGTTCCAATGCAAGACATCGAAATGTGGCAGTTCCACCCAACGGGTATCGCTGGCGCAGGTGTATTGGTAACGGAAGGTTGTCGTGGTGAAGGTGGTTACCTTCTTAATAAAGACGGCGAACGCTTCATGGAACGTTACGCACCAAATGCTAAAGACTTAGCAGGTCGTGATGTAGTTGCTCGTTCAATGATGGTTGAAATCCGTGAAGGTCGCGGCTGCGATGGTCCTTGGGGTCCACACATCAAGCTGAAGCTTGATCACCTAGGTAAAGAGACACTTGAATCTCGTCTTCCTGGTGTATGTGAATTGTCTCGTACCTTTGCTCACGTTGATCCAGTAAAAGAGCCAATTCCAGTAATCCCTACATGTCACTACATGATGGGTGGTGTTCCAACACAAGTTTCTGGTCAAGCTATTAAGCAAACTGAAGATGGCACTGATGTTGAAATCCAAGGTCTATTTGCTTGTGGTGAAATCGCATCAGTATCAGTACACGGTGCAAACCGTCTAGGTGGTAACTCACTACTTGATTTGGTGGTATTTGGTCGTGCAACAGGTCTACACCTAGGTGAGACTCTGAAGAAGCAAGACGAAGCGAAACCAGCAACTGAAGCAGATATTGAGCGTTCTCTAGAACGTTACAACCGTTGGGAAAATAGTACTGACGGCGAAGATCCAGCGCAAATCCGTAAAGATCTTCAACAATGTATGCAGAATAACTTCTCAGTATTCCGTGAAGGCAAAGCAATGGCTGAAGGCCTAGAAGAGCTTAAAGCGATTCGCGAGCGCCTGAAGAATGCACACCTATCTGACAAGTCGACAGAGTTCAACACTCAACGTATCGAGTGTCTAGAGCTTGAAAACCTGATGGAAACTGCATTCGCAACAGCGGTTGCTGCAAACTTCCGTACAGAGAGCCGTGGCGCACACGCTCGATTCGATTTCCCTGACCGTGATGATGAGCAATGGCTATGCCACTCTCTTTACAACCCAGAGTCAGAGAGCATGACTAAGCGTGGTGTAAACATGGAGCCAATCCATCGTGAAGCGTTCCCACCAAAAGCACGTACGTACTAA